TTTATCGAAATCTGTGATTTTTGACCAGTCGATTTCAGCAATCAAATCTTCTTCAACCATTTGTTCAACCGCATAATCACTTGGAATAATTAAGTCAAACGATTGAGTCTTCATCTTTGTGATGGCTGACTCATTCGAATCAAATGTTGACATGTTTACACATACATCATTTTCTTTTTCAAATGCTTTAATTAGGTCTGGATCAATATATTCGCCCCAGTTAAATAAAGCTAGTTTTTCTTTGCTTGAACAGGTAAATGATCTAACAATACCACACCCTGATAAAGTGGCACCAGTGAGCACAAGTGCTAATAATGCAATAATTTTTTTCATTAATCAATCTCCTTTTTCTCTTCTTCGCTTGACTTAAAGAACCGATAAGTAACTAAAAGTCCAATGACCAAAATGATGATGGTCGATAACGCATTGATCGTCGGTTCAACACCGCGTCTTAACGTGTATAAATAAATGCTAATATTGGTTGCAGAACCTGCAGTAAAATACGAAATAACAAAGTCATCAAAACTCATCGTAAATGCGATTGCGGCAGCAGCAACCACAGCCACTTTAATCTCAGGTAGTATGACCATTCTTAAAGCTTGTAGTGGGGTTGCCCCAAGGTCGTTCGCGGCTTCTGCTAAGTTAGGATCTAATGATCTAACCTTAGGGTAAACCGTAATGATGACGTAAGGGGTACAAAACGCTATATGAGCCAATAACATTGTTGTATAGCCTCTATCTATTTGAAAGCTTACAAACAATAACAATAACCCAACTGCGGTAACAATTTCTGGGTTAACGATAGGAATGTTGTTAACCGTTAAAACCATATCTTTTACCAGTTTTTTTGACTTACTTAAAGCAATTGCCGCAAACGTCCCAATCACAGTTGAAATCAGTGTCGCTAATACTGCGATTAATAGGGTCATTACGACTGCTGTCATAATGTCTGTTGAATCAAAGAGTTTCGTATACCATTTTAAGGAGAAACCTCCCCAATTGGTTAAACTCTTATTTTCATTAAATGAGAATACAATTAAGGATACGATTGGTGCGTATATGAATACTAACAATAACCCCATGAATCCTTTTGCCAGTGGCTTATGAAGTTTTTTCATTCTTTTGCCTCCGGATTTCTATCAAGTTTTCTTGTTAAGTATACAAGAACCATGATGAGTGCTGAAAGGATGATTGCAATTGCAGACCCATAACCCCAATCTCCAAACTGTAAGAACCTATTTTCGATTAAGTTACCAATAAGATAACGATTCTTACCTAAGTATTTAGGAATAACTAGCGTGGTTGCTGCTGGAAGTAACACCATTGTGATTCCTGATAAAATCCCACTTATTGAAAGGGGTAATGTCACCTTGAAGAATGTCTCTACCTTAGAAGCCCCTAAATCATCTGCAGCTTCATAAAGTTTGGGATCAATCTTTGATAAAACGGTGTAAATAGGCAACACCATGAATGGTAAGAATACATAAACCATC
This is a stretch of genomic DNA from Paracholeplasma morum. It encodes these proteins:
- a CDS encoding ABC transporter permease, which codes for MKKLHKPLAKGFMGLLLVFIYAPIVSLIVFSFNENKSLTNWGGFSLKWYTKLFDSTDIMTAVVMTLLIAVLATLISTVIGTFAAIALSKSKKLVKDMVLTVNNIPIVNPEIVTAVGLLLLFVSFQIDRGYTTMLLAHIAFCTPYVIITVYPKVRSLDPNLAEAANDLGATPLQALRMVILPEIKVAVVAAAAIAFTMSFDDFVISYFTAGSATNISIYLYTLRRGVEPTINALSTIIILVIGLLVTYRFFKSSEEEKKEID